One window from the genome of Gigantopelta aegis isolate Gae_Host unplaced genomic scaffold, Gae_host_genome ctg2765_pilon_pilon:::debris, whole genome shotgun sequence encodes:
- the LOC121391650 gene encoding carcinoembryonic antigen-related cell adhesion molecule 5-like — MASCSVFNPPAEPLKYSASCGSGTDSSSSTTKKYNLMINRAAERDATDWWCDLVTPTTRSNTFRLQLSRGPDSVTLSPPSPGSVAEGNSLTVMCAARCNPPCSYSWILGNQPISPTSQLTLTNINRSQTGNVYTCTATNSAIPKSKTKQFTLTVYYGPDSVQLNTTSPLTVKEGDDVAVACEVTNCSPSCSFTWKFKSQTKPTSYVLSLNNIQRSAAGDYTCTARNTNTQTSLDKTITLDVQCE; from the exons ATGGCCTCATGTTCTGTGTTCAATCCTCCTGCTGAACCACTGAAGTATTCTGCATCCTGTGGAAGTGGAACAGACAGCAGCTCGTCCACTACTAAGAAGTATAATCTAATGATCAACAGAGCTGCAGAACGTGATGCTACAGACTGGTGGTGTGATCTGGTTACACCTACAACACGCAGCAACACGTTTAGACTGCAGTTGAGCA GAGGTCCAGACTCTGTTACATTAAGTCCACCATCACCTGGGTCTGTAGCAGAAGGAAACAGTCTGACTGTGATGTGTGCTGCTAGGTGTAATCCACCATGTTCCTATTCCTGGATTCTGGGAAACCAGCCGATCTCACCAACCTCTCAGTTAACACTGACAAATATCAACAGGAGTCAGACAGGGAATGTGTACACGTGTACAGCGACCAACTCTGCTATACCAAAATCTAAAACTAAACAGTTCACACTGACAGTGTACT atGGTCCAGACAGTGTTCAGCTGAACACCACATCTCCACTGACAGTAAAGGAAGGTGACGATGTAGCTGTGGCATGTGAAGTGACTAACTGTTCTCCATCCTGCTCTTTCACGTGGAAGTTTAAATCTCAGACTAAACCAACCAGTTATGTGCTCTCCTTAAATAACATACAGAGATCAGCAGCTGGTGACTACACCTGTACTGCTagaaacacaaatacacagacATCATTAGACAAGACCATTACTCTGGATGTGCAATGTGAGTAA